In Streptomyces nojiriensis, the sequence CCGAACTGTCCAAGGGCAGCAGCCAGAAGGTCGCCGTCGCACAGGCCCTGCTCGCCGAACCGGGACTGCTCGTCCTGGACGAGGCGTGGACCGGCCTGGACGGCTCCGCCCGGGCGGAGCTGGACCGGGCCGTCGCCGAACGCACCGCCGCCGGAGGCACGGTGGTGTTCGTCGACCACGACCCGCGGCGGCTCGCGGGCGCGGCCGACGCCCACTACCGGATCGAGGGCGGGGCACTCGTACCCGTGTCCGCGGCGGCCGGCCCCCGCGTACGGATCCACGCGGTCGGCCCGCCCGGCCGGGCGCTGCCCCCGGACCTCGCCGCCTCGCCGGCCGCCGGCGGGGGAGTGCTGCTCACCGTGGAGGCGGCACGCTCCGACGCGGTCCTGCGCGACCTGCTCACCGCCCGGCCGCCCTGGCACATCCGCGCCGTGGAGGAACTCCCGTGACCGCCCTGCTCCGTTACCAGGGCGCCCTGCTGCTGCGCTCCCAGCGCTGGCTCGCGCCCCTCATCGCCTACGCCGCCTTCGTGGCCGTCGGCATCCGGCCGGGCGACCCGGTGCTGGACTCCCTCGGCCTCGCGGCCGCCGGCCTGGTCCCGGCCACCGCCTGGCTGGTCCGGATCTGCGTGACCGTCGAACCGGACGCGGCCCGCGACTGCACGGCCGCCGCGGCCGGTCCCGTGCGGGTCCACGCGGCGGCCCTGCTCACCGCGTCGGCCGGGGCGCTGCTCGCCGGAGCCGCGGCGGCCGCCGTCGCACTGCTGACCGGCGACCGGTCCGGGGCCGGCCCGGTCGCGGCCGCCCTCGCCGGGGCCCTCGCGGTGGCGGCCTGCACCCTGACCGGCGCGGCCGTGGGCGCCCTGTGCAGCCGGCCGCTGCTCCGGCGCCGGGGCCACGCGGTCCTGGCCGGATCCCTGGGCTCCGTGCTCGCCCTGGTCCTCGCGGCCTCCCCGGCCCGAGCCG encodes:
- a CDS encoding ABC transporter, with amino-acid sequence MTALLRYQGALLLRSQRWLAPLIAYAAFVAVGIRPGDPVLDSLGLAAAGLVPATAWLVRICVTVEPDAARDCTAAAAGPVRVHAAALLTASAGALLAGAAAAAVALLTGDRSGAGPVAAALAGALAVAACTLTGAAVGALCSRPLLRRRGHAVLAGSLGSVLALVLAASPARAAVSALVTAGRSGPAPLPLTPLAAALVLAAAAGTTAALTAARRR
- a CDS encoding ABC transporter ATP-binding protein, whose product is MNLTDVGRRYGRRRPWVLRGITLELPRGALVRVEGGNGGGKSTLLRLVAGIEAPTEGRVTGRPPRTGYVPERFPAALPLTAADYLTRLGRVHGLPRAEAARRAADGLERFGAAAYARTPMAELSKGSSQKVAVAQALLAEPGLLVLDEAWTGLDGSARAELDRAVAERTAAGGTVVFVDHDPRRLAGAADAHYRIEGGALVPVSAAAGPRVRIHAVGPPGRALPPDLAASPAAGGGVLLTVEAARSDAVLRDLLTARPPWHIRAVEELP